A section of the Leptospira terpstrae serovar Hualin str. LT 11-33 = ATCC 700639 genome encodes:
- a CDS encoding GyrI-like domain-containing protein — translation MENTTQNKIHLESITLVGIKARTSNRLEREGKGKIAGLWQQFWEKGILSEIQNRTNPYEFMATYTEFESDENGEYSILIGAAVHSVGVLRHHLTSVTIPASDYIQVPTPWGPIAEIGMETWQTIWKEEKYKKNRSYKADLEIYGANAKDPNHSQFDIYLGIH, via the coding sequence ATGGAAAACACAACTCAGAACAAAATTCATTTAGAATCTATTACCCTTGTTGGGATCAAAGCTAGAACTTCCAATCGTCTGGAAAGGGAGGGAAAGGGAAAAATCGCAGGACTATGGCAGCAGTTTTGGGAAAAAGGAATTCTTTCCGAGATCCAAAATAGAACCAATCCATACGAATTTATGGCAACCTACACAGAATTTGAATCCGATGAAAATGGGGAATACTCAATCTTAATTGGTGCTGCCGTTCATTCTGTCGGAGTTCTTCGGCATCATCTAACTTCAGTTACAATCCCAGCATCTGATTACATCCAAGTTCCTACTCCTTGGGGTCCGATTGCAGAGATTGGAATGGAAACTTGGCAGACCATTTGGAAGGAAGAGAAATATAAGAAGAATCGTTCCTACAAAGCCGATTTAGAAATCTATGGTGCCAATGCAAAGGATCCAAACCATTCACAGTTTGATATCTATTTAGGGATTCATTAG
- a CDS encoding AraC family transcriptional regulator, translating into MDYYDHIKLAVNFIEKHLRDDIGVEDISKNAFQSRWHFQRIFRYVTGYSVYTYLKKRRLNEAGNDLILGKEKIIDIALKYHYTTPESFLRAFRSEYGLNPSDYRKHSEHRNFSKLEIDSLRDGIRVDGSRIKTQIITKNEFILMGKPFRTTMQRCQNEIDIPKFWAEFIGGGHMESIPQRMGHSLMGIYTNWDYAENFDVIIGAQVSSDVSVPKGFVTHRMKPAKYMVFTITGNQNDDILNGWKYIYGTWMPNTGYEREFSDDFDLFDDRFQKEINPESEIYIPIK; encoded by the coding sequence ATGGATTACTACGATCATATCAAACTAGCTGTCAATTTTATCGAAAAACATTTACGAGATGACATTGGAGTGGAGGATATTTCTAAAAATGCATTCCAATCCAGATGGCATTTTCAAAGAATATTTCGTTATGTTACCGGTTACTCAGTTTATACTTATTTAAAGAAACGAAGACTAAACGAAGCTGGAAATGATTTGATCCTTGGAAAAGAGAAAATTATCGATATTGCTCTAAAATACCATTATACCACTCCTGAATCTTTTTTACGTGCCTTTCGTTCAGAATATGGTTTGAACCCATCTGATTACAGAAAACATTCAGAACATAGAAATTTTTCTAAATTGGAAATTGATTCTTTACGTGATGGGATTCGCGTCGATGGTTCTCGCATTAAAACCCAAATCATAACGAAAAATGAATTCATACTTATGGGAAAACCTTTCCGTACTACAATGCAAAGATGCCAAAATGAAATTGATATTCCGAAATTCTGGGCTGAATTTATCGGTGGCGGACATATGGAATCCATTCCCCAACGTATGGGACATTCTCTTATGGGTATCTATACAAACTGGGATTATGCGGAAAACTTCGATGTGATTATCGGGGCTCAAGTGAGTTCGGATGTTTCTGTTCCCAAAGGTTTTGTCACTCACCGGATGAAACCTGCAAAATATATGGTATTTACAATTACTGGAAATCAAAACGATGATATCCTAAATGGTTGGAAGTATATTTATGGAACCTGGATGCCTAACACAGGTTACGAAAGAGAGTTCAGTGATGATTTTGATTTATTTGATGACCGCTTCCAAAAGGAAATAAACCCAGAATCAGAAATCTATATCCCGATTAAGTAA
- a CDS encoding class II aldolase/adducin family protein: MKTKTYKKTNPKLKTNSDIVELNHLWHRLDSKGLFQKHKADLSFRLPGKGSFLLMHRGEGKQTKVETTEYFIENPTSFLKLNSIPEETLAIIRFHASFYSLRPDVGAIVCFQPVWSSLLKTLDHPLPLVFDEQCRQLGAPVEILPKRIDGSMEAGSIVQSGANAFLQENGVVITSVTRDKAIYNCELIEKCSKAYLLAHSTGSPIRRIPWWVRLIAKSRLKKDEKKASAAYLRGETPTGFKAY; the protein is encoded by the coding sequence ATGAAAACAAAAACATATAAAAAAACAAATCCAAAACTAAAAACAAATTCCGATATAGTCGAGCTAAATCATTTATGGCACCGCCTAGATTCGAAAGGTCTATTCCAAAAACATAAAGCAGACCTTTCCTTTCGTCTTCCAGGAAAAGGAAGTTTTTTACTAATGCACCGTGGGGAAGGAAAACAAACAAAAGTAGAAACCACTGAGTATTTTATAGAGAATCCTACTTCCTTCCTAAAACTAAATTCTATACCTGAGGAAACACTGGCTATCATCCGGTTCCATGCAAGTTTTTATTCTTTAAGACCTGATGTAGGTGCGATTGTTTGTTTCCAACCTGTTTGGAGTTCCTTACTGAAAACACTCGACCACCCACTTCCCTTGGTCTTTGATGAACAGTGCCGTCAGCTCGGTGCCCCTGTAGAAATTTTACCAAAACGAATCGATGGCTCGATGGAAGCGGGTTCGATTGTCCAATCGGGAGCCAATGCTTTTCTCCAAGAGAATGGAGTTGTGATCACAAGTGTCACTCGTGACAAAGCCATTTACAATTGTGAGTTGATCGAAAAATGTTCTAAAGCCTATCTATTAGCCCACTCTACCGGAAGTCCTATCCGAAGGATTCCTTGGTGGGTTCGATTGATTGCCAAAAGTAGACTCAAGAAAGACGAAAAAAAAGCCAGTGCCGCTTATTTACGAGGCGAAACACCGACTGGGTTTAAAGCGTATTAA
- a CDS encoding HD domain-containing phosphohydrolase, which translates to MNAKPKVLIVDDEPTNLQILNEILQNDYHLLFAKDGAKGIELAISEEPELVLLDVMMPEMTGHEVCKVLKSNEKTKYIPVIFVTALTEVGDEEKGFQLGAVDYIIKPVSPPIVKARIKNQLSLVNVNEVKATRLQIVQRLGMASEYKDNETGMHVIRMSHYSQTLALAFGYSSEAAEEILNAAPMHDVGKIGIPDHIIQKPGKLTPEEWEIMKRHPQIGAEIIGDHNSSLLKLAKSIAITHHEKFDGTGYPFQLKGEGIPLEGRIIAIADVFDALTTVRPYKKAWEVDVAIEFLKKESGTHFDPILVEKFISVLPKILEIKNQWPEEIGT; encoded by the coding sequence ATGAATGCTAAACCAAAAGTCCTAATTGTGGATGATGAACCAACTAACTTACAAATTCTGAATGAAATTTTGCAAAATGACTATCATCTTTTGTTTGCTAAAGATGGTGCCAAGGGAATTGAACTGGCAATCTCAGAGGAACCTGAACTTGTATTACTCGATGTAATGATGCCTGAAATGACAGGCCATGAAGTTTGTAAAGTGCTTAAGTCCAATGAAAAAACAAAATACATTCCAGTGATCTTTGTGACGGCACTTACCGAAGTAGGTGATGAAGAAAAAGGGTTCCAGTTAGGAGCAGTTGATTATATTATCAAACCTGTAAGTCCTCCCATTGTAAAAGCAAGAATCAAAAACCAATTATCATTAGTTAACGTAAATGAAGTGAAGGCAACTCGGTTACAAATTGTCCAGAGACTCGGTATGGCTTCCGAATACAAAGACAATGAAACGGGAATGCATGTGATTCGTATGAGTCATTATTCCCAAACCCTTGCTTTAGCTTTTGGATATTCTTCAGAAGCAGCGGAAGAAATATTAAATGCAGCTCCCATGCACGATGTGGGAAAAATCGGTATTCCTGATCATATCATCCAAAAACCTGGGAAACTCACACCCGAAGAATGGGAAATTATGAAACGCCATCCTCAGATTGGTGCTGAAATCATTGGAGATCATAACTCTAGTTTATTAAAATTAGCCAAGTCCATTGCCATTACCCATCATGAAAAATTTGATGGAACAGGGTATCCTTTTCAATTAAAAGGAGAAGGGATTCCTTTAGAAGGTAGAATCATTGCTATCGCCGATGTATTTGATGCATTGACCACAGTCAGGCCATATAAAAAAGCTTGGGAAGTGGATGTGGCCATAGAGTTTTTAAAAAAAGAATCAGGAACCCATTTTGATCCAATCCTTGTTGAAAAATTCATTTCTGTTTTACCAAAGATTCTTGAAATTAAAAACCAATGGCCAGAAGAAATAGGAACTTAA
- a CDS encoding class II aldolase/adducin family protein: MKDSKKDTVKKSMLAACIKLADLGFLAGVGGNLAVRINSELMAVTPSATDYYTMKPDDLCILQIKDLKMVEGTKQPTTESGLHAAFFKLRPEIEVSLHTHQPLASAVSLLGLDMDIESIEGKKNIGNLIRIVPYAPSGTSFLVSAFKNRISKDTNGYLLRNHGFVCGAFTLEQAIANVKLVEKEAARFLRKRIEKNTNLSYMPNSVKEQLLSAL; this comes from the coding sequence ATGAAAGATTCAAAAAAAGATACAGTGAAAAAGTCCATGTTAGCCGCCTGTATCAAGTTAGCTGATTTGGGTTTTTTAGCGGGAGTTGGTGGGAATTTAGCCGTTCGAATCAATTCTGAACTTATGGCAGTTACCCCTTCTGCTACTGATTATTATACAATGAAACCGGACGATCTTTGTATCTTACAAATCAAAGATTTAAAAATGGTAGAGGGCACCAAACAACCAACAACGGAAAGCGGACTCCATGCAGCATTTTTTAAATTGAGACCTGAAATTGAAGTCAGTTTACACACCCACCAACCACTTGCCAGTGCCGTCTCCCTCCTCGGTTTGGATATGGATATTGAGTCCATTGAAGGGAAAAAAAATATAGGTAATTTAATTCGGATCGTACCTTACGCACCTTCTGGAACTTCCTTTCTTGTTAGCGCATTTAAAAATAGGATTAGTAAAGATACCAATGGTTATCTACTCCGAAACCATGGATTTGTTTGTGGGGCTTTTACACTCGAACAAGCAATCGCCAATGTAAAGTTAGTGGAAAAGGAAGCGGCTCGTTTTTTACGAAAGAGAATCGAAAAAAATACTAACTTATCTTATATGCCAAACTCGGTGAAAGAACAATTACTATCAGCTCTATAA